From the genome of Bos taurus isolate L1 Dominette 01449 registration number 42190680 breed Hereford chromosome 2, ARS-UCD2.0, whole genome shotgun sequence, one region includes:
- the IFT70A gene encoding intraflagellar transport protein 70A, with protein sequence MAGLGGEPIPDGEFTAVVYRLIRDARYAEAVQLLGGELQRSPRSRAGLSLLGYCYYRLQEFALAAECYEQLRQLHPELEQYRLYQAQALYKACLYPEATRVSFLLLDNPTYHNRVLRLQAAIKYSEGDLPGARSLVEQLLSEGGEDSGGENELDGQVNLGCLLYKEGHYEAACSKFSAALQASGYRPDLSYNLALAYFSSRQYASALKHIVEIIEHGIRQHPELGVGMTTEGIDVRSVGNTLVLHQTALVEAFNLKAAIEYQLRNYEAAQETLTDMPPRAEEELDPVTLHNQALMNMDARPTEGFEKLQFLLQQIPFPPETFGNLLLLYCKYEYFDLAADVLAENAHLTYKFLTPYLYDFLDAMITCQTAPEEAFVKLDGLAGMLTEQLRRLTKQVQEARHNKDDEAIKKAENEYDDTLEKYIPVLMAQAKIYWNLENYPMVEKIFRKSVEFCNDHDVWKLNVAHVLFMQENKYKEAIGFYEPIVKKHYDNILKVSAIVLANLCVSYIMTSQNEEAEELMRKIEKEEEQLSYDDPDKKIYHFCIVNLVIGTLYCAKGNYDFGISRVIKSLEPYNKKLGTDTWYYAKRCFLSLLENMSKHMIVLRDSVIQECVQFLEHCELYGRNIPAVIEQPLEEERMHTGKNTVTYESRELKALIYEIIDWNM encoded by the coding sequence ATGGCGGGGCTGGGCGGTGAGCCCATCCCCGACGGGGAGTTCACCGCGGTTGTCTACCGACTCATCCGGGATGCCCGGTATGCCGAAGCCGTGCAGCTGCTGGGCGGAGAGCTCCAGCGGAGCCCGAGAAGTCGCGCCGGGCTGTCGCTGCTGGGCTATTGCTACTACCGCCTACAGGAGTTCGCGCTGGCTGCCGAGTGCTATGAGCAGCTGCGCCAACTGCACCCGGAGCTGGAGCAGTACCGCCTGTACCAGGCCCAGGCCCTGTACAAGGCCTGCCTCTACCCAGAGGCCACCCGCGTGTCCTTCCTCCTCCTGGACAACCCCACCTACCACAACCGGGTCCTCCGTCTCCAAGCCGCGATCAAGTACAGCGAGGGCGACCTGCCCGGggccaggagcctggtggagcaGCTACtgagtgaaggaggagaagacAGCGGGGGCGAGAACGAGCTGGATGGCCAGGTCAATCTGGGTTGTTTGCTCTACAAGGAGGGACATTATGAAGCCGCGTGTTCCAAGTTCTCTGCGGCCCTGCAGGCTTCGGGCTACCGGCCTGATCTTTCCTACAACCTGGCTTTGGCCTATTTCAGCAGTCGACAGTATGCATCCGCCCTAAAGCATATCGTGGAGATTATTGAACATGGTATCCGCCAGCACCCGGAGCTGGGTGTGGGCATGACTACTGAGGGCATTGATGTTCGAAGTGTTGGCAACACCTTAGTCCTTCACCAGACTGCTCTAGTGGAAGCCTTCAACCTCAAGGCTGCCATAGAATACCAACTGAGAAACTATGAGGCGGCCCAGGAAACACTCACTGACATGCCACCAAGAGCAGAGGAGGAGTTAGACCCCGTGACCCTGCACAATCAGGCACTAATGAACATGGATGCCAGGCCCACAGAAGGGTTTGAAAAACTACAGTTTTTGCTCCAGCAGATCCCCTTTCCCCCAGAGACCTTTGGCAACCTGTTGCTGCTCTATTGTAAATATGAGTATTTTGACCTGGCAGCAGACGTCCTGGCAGAGAATGCCCATTTGACTTACAAGTTCCTCACACCTTATCTCTATGATTTCTTGGATGCCATGATCACTTGCCAGACAGCTCCTGAAGAGGCTTTCGTTAAGCTTGATGGCCTAGCAGGGATGCTGACTGAACAGCTCAGGAGACTGACCAAACAGGTGCAGGAAGCAAGACACAATAAAGATGATGAAGCTATCAAAAAGGCAGAGAATGAATATGACGACACCCTTGAGAAGTACATTCCTGTGTTGATGGCCCAGGCCAAAATCTACTGGAACCTTGAAAATTACCCAATGGTAGAAAAGATCTTCCGTAAATCTGTGGAATTTTGTAACGACCATGATGTGTGGAAGCTGAATGTGGCTCATGTTCTGTTCATGCAGGAAAACAAATACAAAGAAGCCATAGGTTTTTATGAGCCCATAGTCAAGAAGCATTATGACAACATCCTGAAAGTCAGTGCTATTGTGCTGGCCAACCTGTGTGTTTCGTATATTATGACAAGTcaaaatgaagaagctgaggaGTTGATGAGGAAGATTGAAAAAGAGGAAGAGCAGCTCTCCTATGATGACCCAGATAAGAAAATCTACCATTTCTGCATTGTGAATTTGGTGATAGGGACGCTTTATTGTGCCAAAGGAAATTATGACTTTGGTATTTCCCGGGTTATCAAAAGCTTGGAACCTTATAATAAAAAACTAGGAACTGATACGTGGTATTATGCCAAAAGATGCTTCCTGTCATTATTAGAAAACATGTCAAAACACATGATTGTACTTCGTGACAGTGTCATTCAAGAATGTGTTCAGTTTCTTGAACACTGCGAACTCTATGGGAGGAACATACCTGCTGTTATTGAGCAacccctggaagaagaaagaatgcaTACTGGAAAGAATACAGTCACATACGAATCCAGAGAGTTGAAAGCTTTGATTTATGAGATTATAGACTGGAATATGTAG